TAGTAAATCCTATATGTATTAATTACATGACTTAAAACCAACAAATATACTCTTTCATCACACTTAAATAATAAAATAACCATAACTAAAATAAATCAGTAGTCCCATAAGATCCCCCTCAGGTCACATAGATCTTCATATGACTTGCTACCATTCACCATTCCCGTCATACTCATCTCTTGCTTCATTACCGGACCCGAAGATACCTCAATGGTCGTGGTCGCGTTCACATCTGAGCTCAGACAGGTTTCTTGAGATACACTAACAAGCGACGGCTCCATCTTTATCATTTCCTTATTGTTGTTGTATGTAGAACCGGAACCCGAAGCAGAACCATAACCCTGGTGGTTAAATATTGATTGGTAATTAGAGTTGAAGTGATGGGGTTGGATTGGTGACGAGATGTTATAGGTAGGAGGGTTGATAGGTTTGAAGTTGTGATGGTCGTGTTGACCCGTGAAACTCGGATCCATGAGAGGAGGAAGAGATGAGAAGTCTAGGAGATGATCAATGTTCTCTAGAGAATCCATTCTTGTGAGATTTTCAATGGGCATTCTTGTCATTTGTTGGGTTGTAGTGGAAGGATTGTTCTTGTGAAAAACCCTACACACGACCCACTCGTCCTGTAATCAAGATCACAAGCAAACAAAAATATTAGGTTTGATTTTGAGTACTAATAATTAAACTAAATTTTCATCATTTTGGAATCTATTTTTCAAAAACAAAATTTGAGAATATGATTGTTAGTTTTATATATACTTACCCTTGCGGATTTGGGGAGATTGTGATGAGAATATTTGCCATCAAGACGATATTCATGCATGACCCAATTAGTCTTTTCACCTCGTGGAGCTCTTCCTCTATAAAA
This genomic interval from Brassica oleracea var. oleracea cultivar TO1000 chromosome C2, BOL, whole genome shotgun sequence contains the following:
- the LOC106323242 gene encoding NAC domain-containing protein 92-like: MAVVVVEEGVVLNHGGEELVDLPPGFRFHPTDEEIITFYLKEKVLDSRFTAVAMGEADLNKCEPWDLPKRAKMGEKEFYFFCQRDRKYPTGMRTNRATESGYWKATGKDKEIFKGKGCLVGMKKTLVFYRGRAPRGEKTNWVMHEYRLDGKYSHHNLPKSARDEWVVCRVFHKNNPSTTTQQMTRMPIENLTRMDSLENIDHLLDFSSLPPLMDPSFTGQHDHHNFKPINPPTYNISSPIQPHHFNSNYQSIFNHQGYGSASGSGSTYNNNKEMIKMEPSLVSVSQETCLSSDVNATTTIEVSSGPVMKQEMSMTGMVNGSKSYEDLCDLRGILWDY